TCTGAATAAGCTCACTATATTTTTCAACACCATCCCCTACCAATATAGCCTCACCATCAATTGAATCAAGGACCTCTTCAGGCGCCCTTGCACTATCTTGAGCCAACCTTTCAAAGCTGCCCTTATTCCATGTAAAAGGCGCACTATAAACCTCCCCCCTTCTGGCATCGAGGAAAGGCACTACCGGAAAAGCGGAGAAAGGAAAGTTCCAGGCCATTGCCTCCAGCGTGGAGACACCCACTACCGGCTTTTTTGTTGAAAGCGCAAAGCCCTTGACCGTACTGACGCCAATCCTGACACCTGTAAATGAGCCGGGACCAATCGTTAATGCAAAAAGTTCTATATCATCCATAGACATAGAACATTGCCTTAACATATCCCGTAATGACAAAAGCAGCGTTTCCGAATGGGTAACATTAATATTCAGAAATGTCTCGGCAAGAAGTTCGCTTCCCTGAGACAAGGCAATACTTCCCGATTTTGTCGACGTATCGATTGCAAGAATTTTCAAAAGCCTTCTCTCCATATTATTGACGGCTCATTATATTAACATAATAAACGGGGAATATGACAGAGGGTTGAAGAAATATTTCTTTACTGTGCCGCTAAAAAACACCCTTTATCCGGGCCTGCAAAAAGTTCTCCTCAAGTTAACAAAGGGTCGCTCTAATCTACCCTGTTATTCCTGCCATATTATGCTTGTTTGGCATTATCAAATATGCTATTAATAAATTTCAATGCCTTGTTTTCAGACAAAAAGGAGAGTCCTTAGGTGCCAAAAATAAAGGTTGCCGGTATACAGCTGAACTGCTCGGAAGAGAAGAAAAAAAATATTGAAAAAGCGGTAACACTTGTTGAAATGGCGGCAGAGCGTGGCGCAAACATTATCTGCCTTCAGGAGCTTTTCAATACCCTGTGGTTTCCTAAAGAAATTAATTCGACGCATTACGGACTTGCCGAGAAAGCCGATGGGGAAACAGTCTCCACAATGCGGGAACTGGCCAAAAGAAAGGGCG
This DNA window, taken from Deltaproteobacteria bacterium, encodes the following:
- the tsaB gene encoding tRNA (adenosine(37)-N6)-threonylcarbamoyltransferase complex dimerization subunit type 1 TsaB — its product is MKILAIDTSTKSGSIALSQGSELLAETFLNINVTHSETLLLSLRDMLRQCSMSMDDIELFALTIGPGSFTGVRIGVSTVKGFALSTKKPVVGVSTLEAMAWNFPFSAFPVVPFLDARRGEVYSAPFTWNKGSFERLAQDSARAPEEVLDSIDGEAILVGDGVEKYSELIQNKLGSRALMAPSSHASVRASIIASLACEKYLKGDLLDLNSFVPLYLRKSEAEINREKGLLKKG